TATCATCTTTTGCATCAATATCAGCACCATAATCAATCAAAAGCTCTATAATATCTATGATTTTATTACGAACAGCAATATGTAGTAGTGTTTCTCCTTCATCATATTTTTTATTAATACCAGTAGAATTATGTTTTAGCATAATTGCTAAAGGTTCTACACATTTGCATTCAACAGCATCAGATAAAGGTGTATTACCTTGATTATTCTCGATATTTACATCAGCATTATATTTTAGCAGTAATGCTATATGATCATTGCAATAGGTAGGATATTTTTCGAAAAATTCATAATATACTTGAATTGTGTCAACAACAAGATGTAAAGCAGTATGCCCATCATTATCTTGTGCGTTTACGTTAGCTCCATTGCTTAGTAAAATCTCGGCAATAGGTAGATTCTTATATTTCAAAGCCACAGATAAAGCAGTAGTACCGTTTTTATATTTTGAATTGACAAGTGTACTATCCTTATTAATAAGCTGC
This genomic interval from Orientia tsutsugamushi contains the following:
- a CDS encoding ankyrin repeat domain-containing protein, encoding MILKSKTKYTLHSAIQDGDIKKVKQLINKDSTLVNSKYKNGTTALSVALKYKNLPIAEILLSNGANVNAQDNDGHTALHLVVDTIQVYYEFFEKYPTYCNDHIALLLKYNADVNIENNQGNTPLSDAVECKCVEPLAIMLKHNSTGINKKYDEGETLLHIAVRNKIIDIIELLIDYGADIDAKDDNGMTTIDYAAKSGNADIFNFLTEQWVPWY